A single Corticium candelabrum chromosome 12, ooCorCand1.1, whole genome shotgun sequence DNA region contains:
- the LOC134188182 gene encoding filamin-C-like has translation MTQQINPDWIHIQTKTFTNWFNDRLRGNLRLDATTTGKITDLSTDLQDGLLLIQLCNVLARPKKITRYNKRPILKPQKMENITTALKFLVDDGTKFVNIGTQDIFYGNLKLILGLIRSLIDKYQVRLKNRKLSPKKVMLGWVNALMPEMGVANFTTHWNSGIALSALIEHIEPGLCPNYASLNPNESEENCEKAMTLAEKHFNIPKVLDSTDLANPMVDDVSVMTYVSYFCEPYSNRLLAWVQRKIPQYKVSNFTTDWNNGIALSALVDAVRPGLISNHADLPKAKSLQNAEQAMKIAEERLGVRCLLTAREMTDPEVDQLVVMSYITQFQTATLQAIASQCRATNIPDTVPIGTTIDFDVDATQSGEGLVDVVVKKPNGDPCKVNVCTSSASVYDVTFTPIEVGQFEVTVSLNNEPITGMPRKVSVYDSTKCAFLKPLPKSIAVDEPFAFSVDTSRAGEGTLDVNVMVKETGLALPVDRTHNEDAVTVFSITPFAVGRLVFDVKFATTKIPGSPFSVAVCDRSKVAILGTSLLSGKAKAGQPVDFTIQTKDAGNTPIEVEAKGPTAAYAVTVSKNPEDATTYTASFVPWQIGSHTVKVLFGRELVGDSPYTVDVYDLSKVAVYGPRFLSGQGKLNEPVDFTVHTKDAGAVEPNIEVRGPSAMCEVDMSRKEDDFTVFAVRFVPWQVGSHQVDVCTLGESVSGSPFAFSVTDTQCLVTGMPSKATIGVPLSFEIDVSGCGDAKVRATIEGSSGTVSAIDLTERQGSEGVYDATLVPTEVGSASIQVTLNKEPVETGPWTIEIINPSSCVFTERPLDEIQKGLPARLTVDITKAGPGSLEVRVISVLLQTDHLVEVHEEESGKVTATFTPTDVGQLRVEAKWEGQDIPSSPFCVSVCDATQVSAYGPGLATGKGTIGEPVQFSIQTNEAGTGKLKVTARGPTALYAVTVTKQDGLHTANFVPWEAGEHIIAVTFAGTEVPNSPYKLDIKQKAIDDSTIEASGTAIKTAFTGEEAVFYMQAQEEGLIEQGVFECVAQGVRYNADVELKDLGGGAYSGSYTPPVAGAYLLIVKCMNKNIPNSPFKVTVVDRPDPSKCIVEGAILTTGAAVIANKPVNFRVHTKNAGHSKLSVTVVSETGTSVKVFKAEDGGETYSYRFEPDHPGRYTVNVRWGDQDVPGSPFKMKIWPPPDASKVRVSGPGLASCNVGDLGEFFIDTNNAGLGTLLVRVHGIKDAFKIQLETPDKKNLRSVRAWYSPTQPGHYVTVIKWEGVEIPGSPFEVRIVDVSTWGTRQEPEILSVLSDSTVNEDSQMDVVLSSSDRRRVTPQHFRPPREARAPQARPREERSGRTGRFSIDVTAMQNSGAKMKMTRKTSEPGVRMVSGDSFNGEHPTPYVTSRALTLDDIEPATSMGSNQVKKTKPRKKEKKMKDKTRRNASEPLDVSELRGYGMQPPQWTVARPGAEFQGAPFSRQLYTPGLVSPTGYQMENDGNKKKKGRKKTKV, from the exons ATGACTCAACAAATTAACCCTGACTGGATTCATATTCAAACCAAGACGTTCACGAACTGGTTCAACGACCGTTTACGTGGAAATTTACGGTTGGACGCTACCACAACGGGGAAAATTACTGACTTGAGTACAGACCTGCAGGATGGCTTACTGCTCATTCAATTGTGCAATGTCCTTGCAAGACCGAAGAAGATCACAAGATACAACAAAAGACCGATCTTAAAACCGCAGAAAATGGAAAATATCACAACAGCGCTGAAGTTCCTGGTAGACGACGGAACCAAGTTCGTCAATATCG GCACGCAAGACATCTTCTACGGCAATTTGAAGCTTATTCTCGGTCTTATCAGGAGTCTCATCGACAAGTATCAGGTGCGCTTAAAAAATCGCAAACTTTCCCCTAAGAAAGTGATGTTAGGCTGGGTGAACGCTCTAATGCCCGAAATGGGCGTTGCCAACTTCACTACCCACTGGAATTCTGGGATCGCTCTGTCAGCTCTTATTGAACACATTGAACCAGGCCTCTGTCCAAATTACGCGTCCCTGAATCCCAACGAAAGTGAGGAGAACTGCGAGAAAGCTATGACTTTAGCGGAGAAACATTTCAATATCCCCAAGGTTTTGGATTCGACTGATCTTGCGAATCCAATGGTTGACGATGTCAGCGTGATGACATACGTTTCCTATTTCTGCGAGCCATATTCTAACCGTTTGCTCGCTTGGGTTCAGAGGAAAATACCGCAATACAAAGTCAGTAATTTCACAACAGATTGGAACAACGGAATTGCACTGTCGGCGCTGGTAGACGCCGTACGACCAGGTCTGATCTCTAACCACGCAGATTTACCGAAAGCAAAGTCGTTGCAGAACGCCGAACAGGCGATGAAAATAGCAGAAGAAAGGCTGGGAGTTCGCTGTCTGTTGACTGCTAGAGAAATGACAGATCCTGAAGTTGATCAGCTGGTCGTTATGTCTTACATCACGCAGTTCCAGACAGCTACATTGCAAGCGATCGCTAGCCAATGCCGTGCTACTAACATTCCAGACACAGTACCTATCGGTACAACCATAGACTTCGATGTCGATGCAACACAGTCAGGAGAAGGGCTGGTAGACGTTGTAGTCAAGAAACCGAACGGAGATCCGTGTAAAGTCAACGTTTGCACTTCGTCTGCCAGTGTCTACGACGTGACATTTACACCAATCGAAGTAGGACAGTTTGAGGTGACTGTCAGTTTGAACAATGAACCAATCACAGGAATGCCTCGTAAGGTCTCTGTCTATGACTCCACCAAATGCGCGTTTCTTAAGCCCTTACCCAAGTCTATTGCAGTCGATGAACCTTTCGCATTCTCGGTAGACACGTCACGTGCTGGTGAGGGTACGCTTGACGTCAACGTGATGGTAAAAGAGACGGGACTTGCGTTGCCAGTCGACAGAACTCATAATGAAGATGCAGTCACTGTTTTCTCTATTACACCTTTTGCTGTTGGTCGCTTGGTGTTCGACGTGAAGTTTGCTACCACCAAGATACCAGGCAGCCCTTTTTCTGTCGCTGTTTGTGACCGCTCCAAAGTAGCAATATTGGGTACTTCCCTACTTTCTGGTAAAGCCAAAGCCGGCCAACCTGTAGACTTTACCATACAGACAAAAGACGCAGGAAACACTCCAATCGAAGTAGAAGCAAAAGGACCAACCGCTGCATATGCAGTCACCGTGTCAAAGAATCCCGAAGACGCAACGACATACACAGCGAGTTTCGTACCTTGGCAAATCGGTAGTCACACAGTGAAAGTTTTGTTTGGCCGTGAATTAGTAGGAGACAGTCCTTACACAGTCGATGTCTACGACCTTTCCAAAGTAGCTGTTTACGGTCCAAGATTTCTGTCAGGCCAAGGTAAGCTGAACGAACCCGTCGATTTCACTGTTCACACGAAGGATGCAGGAGCAGTGGAACCAAACATAGAAGTGAGAGGACCTTCTGCAATGTGTGAGGTTGATATGTCACGGAAAGAAGATGACTTCACAGTATTTGCTGTTCGGTTTGTTCCATGGCAAGTGGGCAGTCACCAAGTTGATGTCTGTACGTTGGGAGAGTCTGTGAGTGGCAGCCCGTTTGCATTCAGTGTGACAGACACGCAATGTCTTGTGACTGGTATGCCGTCTAAAGCAACAATTGGAGTACCACTTTCATTTGAGATAGACGTCAGTGGATGTGGAGACGCCAAGGTACGAGCGACCATTGAGGGAAGCAGCGGTACCGTCTCTGCTATTGATCTTACCGAACGCCAAGGGAGCGAAGGAGTGTACGATGCAACGTTGGTGCCGACAGAAGTGGGTTCAGCCTCCATCCAAGTGACTCTAAATAAGGAACCCGTGGAGACCGGACCGTGGACGATTGAAATTATTAACCCCAGTTCATGTGTCTTTACAGAGAGACCGTTGGATGAAATCCAAAAAGGTCTGCCTGCCAGGCTGACAGTTGATATCACAAAAGCCGGGCCTGGATCTCTTGAAGTGCGTGTGATATCAGTATTGTTGCAGACAGATCATCTTGTCGAAGTACACGAAGAGGAGAGTGGCAAGGTCACGGCAACGTTTACGCCAACCGATGTCGGTCAGTTGCGTGTCGAAGCAAAATGGGAAGGACAAGACATTCCTTCTAGTCCATTTTGTGTTTCAGTCTGCGATGCTACCCAGGTGAGTGCCTACGGTCCCGGACTGGCTACTGGGAAAGGCACAATAGGAGAGCCTGTACAGTTTAGTATTCAAACCAATGAAGCAGGTACAGGCAAACTGAAAGTAACTGCTCGAGGTCCCACTGCGTTGTACGCTGTGACTGTGACCAAACAGGATGGTCTGCATACAGCAAATTTTGTTCCTTGGGAGGCAGGTGAACACATTATTGCAGTGACCTTTGCAGGTACCGAAGTTCCAAACAGTCCGTACAAACTGGACATCAAACAAAAGGCAATCGACGATTCTACAATTGAAGCATCGGGCACAGCCATCAAGACTGCATTTACCGGTGAAGAAGCTGTGTTCTATATGCAAGCGCAGGAGGAAGGGCTGATTGAGCAAGGAGTGTTTGAGTGTGTCGCGCAGGGCGTTAGATACAATGCAGACGTTGAGCTGAAAGACCTGGGAGGTGGGGCGTACAGTGGTTCCTACACTCCTCCTGTTGCGGGAGCTTATCTTCTCATTGTCAAGTGCATGAACAAAAATATACCTAACAGTCCATTCAAAGTCACAGTCGTTGACCGACCTGATCCATCAAAGTGTATAGTTGAAGGAGCCATTCTCACGACTGGTGCAGCGGTGATTGCAAACAAACCCGTCAACTTCCGCGTTCACACGAAAAATGCAGGACATAGTAAACTGAGCGTGACGGTTGTAAGTGAAACTGGTACCTCAGTGAAAGTCTTCAAGGCTGAAGACGGCGGCGAGACGTATAGTTATCGATTCGAACCCGATCATCCAGGACGGTACACAGTGAACGTCCGTTGGGGAGATCAGGATGTTCCAGGTTCTCCATTCAAAATGAAGATCTGGCCACCACCTGACGCAAGTAAGGTACGAGTTTCGGGGCCAGGGCTGGCTTCTTGCAATGTTGGCGATCTCGGAGAGTTTTTTATCGATACAAACAACGCAGGACTAGGCACTCTCCTTGTGCGAGTTCATGGTATTAAGGACGCGTTCAAAATACAACTGGAAACGCCGGACAAGAAGAACTTGAGGTCAGTACGAGCCTGGTATTCGCCGACGCAACCAGGACACTACGTGACTGTTATAAAATGGGAAGGCGTCGAAATTCCAGGCAGTCCGTTTGAAGTCAGGATTGTGGATGTCAGTACATGGGGTACAAGGCAAGAGCCGGagattctgtctgttttgtcggATTCAACAGTCAATGAAGACAGCCAAATGGACGTCGTCTTGTCATCAAGTGACAGACGCAGAGTGACTCCTCAGCATTTCCGGCCTCCCAGGGAAGCTCGAGCACCTCAGGCCAGACCAAGAGAAGAACGATCAGGAAGAACGGGAAGATTTAGTATTGACGTGACGGCAATGCAAAACAGCGGAGCCAAGATGAAGATGACGAGGAAAACAAGTGAACCAGGGGTACGAATGGTTAGCGGGGATTCCTTCAACGGAGAACACCCAACGCCCTACGTAACGTCTAGAGCATTAACACTAGATGATATCGAACCGGCTACTTCAATGGGTAGCAATCAAGTAAAAAAGACGAAGCCACGCAAGaaggaaaagaaaatgaaagatAAGACGAGACGCAACGCTTCAGAGCCATTGGACGTCAGTGAGTTGAGAGGATACGGCATGCAGCCACCTCAGTGGACTGTAGCTAGGCCAGGAGCTGAGTTCCAAGGAGCTCCATTCAGCCGGCAGCTGTACACACCAGGGTTAGTAAGTCCCACAGGATATCAAATGGAAAATGACGGCAACAAAAAGAAGAAGGGAAGAAAGAAGACCAAAGTATGA
- the LOC134188184 gene encoding U6 snRNA-associated Sm-like protein LSm3 yields the protein MADDTSSGAVEEPLDLIRLSLDERIYVKMKNDRELRGRLHAYDQHLNMVLGDVEETITTVEVDDETYEEIYKTSKRNVQMLFVRGDGVILVSPPLRVGI from the exons ATGGCGGATGATACGTCGTCTGGTGCTGTTGAAGAGCCTCTCGATCTTATTCGTCTTAGCTTGGATGAAAGGATATATGTCAAAATGAAGAATGACAGAGAGCTACGTGGTCGCTTGCAC GCGTATGATCAACACTTGAACATGGTTCTGGGAGATGTGGAAGAAACAATCACTACAGTAGAAGTGGACGATGAAACATACGAAGAAATTTACAAA ACAAGCAAGCGTAATGTTCAGATGCTGTTTGTACGTGGGGACGGTGTTATTTTGGTGTCACCGCCTCTCAGAGTTGGCATCTAG
- the LOC134188183 gene encoding dihydropyrimidinase-like, whose protein sequence is MSSDERRLLIKGGTCVNVDHKFEADVYCQNGLIREIGIDLKVPEGTRVIDANGKFVIPGGIDPHTHFQLPFMGTVAVDDFYAGTRAAVAGGTTMIIDFVIPGKGTSLLDAYERWRGWADEKVCCDYSFHVAVTWWGDQVAREMEILTKEKGVNSFKMFMAYKDVYMVNDEEMYHAFECCKRLGALAQVHAENGDLIVEGAKKMLELGITGPEGHEMCRPEEVEGEATHRAIVIANQVNCPLYVVHVMSRSASDAIRKGRQRGCVVFGEAIAAGLGTDGTNYWHKCWRHAAGYVMGPPLRPDSSTPGYLMDLLANDDLQVTGTDNCTFNGDQKALGKDNFTRIPNGVNGVEDRLSVIWEKGVHSGKMDPCRFVAITSTTAAKIFNIYPQKGVIAVGSDADLVVWDGDATRTISATTHHHAVDFNIFEGMICHGVPLVTISQGRVVYDHGKLDIVRGCGRYISRPAFSSHVFGCVQQRDKIPRYEKVEREPYTGPIVQLPAS, encoded by the exons ATG TCATCTGATGAGCGAAGACTTCTTATCAAAGGAGGAACTTGCGTTAATGTCGACCATAAGTTCGAGGCTGATGTTTATTGTCAAAACGGACTTATCAG AGAGATTGGAATTGATCTGAAAGTTCCAGAAGGAACAAGAGTGATTGATGCTAACGGCAAGTTTGTTATTCCAG GTGGTATCGATCCTCACACACACTTCCAGCTGCCATTCATGGgaactgttgctgttgatgattTCTATGCGGGAACACGAGCTGCTGTTGCAGGAGGAACAACGATGATCA ttgactttGTGATTCCGGGAAAAGGCACATCTCTTCTGGATGCTTACGAAAGGTGGAGAGGATGGGCAGATGAAAAAG TGTGTTGTGACTACTCGTTTCATGTGGCTGTTACGTGGTGGGGAGACCAGGTAGCTAGAGAGATGGAAATTCTTACAAAGGAGAAAG gagttaATTCTTTCAAGATGTTTATGGCGTACAAAGATGTGTACATGGTCAATGATGAAGAG aTGTATCATGCATTTGAATGCTGCAAACGACTTGGAGCTTTAGCACAAGTTCATGCTGAGAATGGTGACCTTATTGTAGAg GGTGCTAAGAAGATGTTGGAGCTAGGCATTACTGGCCCAGAGGGTCATGAAATGTGCAGACCTGAAGAG GTAGAAGGAGAAGCCACACACAGAGCCATTGTGATTGCAAACCAG GTGAACTGTCCTCTCTACGTTGTTCATGTGATGTCGCGTAGTGCTTCTGATGCCATTCGAAAAGGCAGACAACGAG GATGTGTGGTGTTTGGAGAGGCTATAGCTGCTGGACTGGGAACAGATGGAACAAATTACTGGCACAAATGCTGGAGGCATGCGGCTG GCTATGTGATGGGACCTCCTTTACGACCTGATTCATCTACACCAGGATATTTGATGGATCTATTAGCCAA TGATGACTTGCAAGTGACTGGAACTGACAACTGTACGTTTAACGGTGACCAGAAGGCATTGGGCAAAGACAATTTTACAAGAATACCAAACGGAGTGAATG GAGTTGAAGATAGGTTGTCAGTTATTTGGGAGAAAGGAGTG CATTCTGGGAAAATGGATCCATGTCGTTTTGTGGCCATTACCAGTACTACGGCTGCTAAGATATTCAATATCTATCCTCAAAAG GGTGTGATTGCTGTTGGTTCTGATGCTGATCTGGTAGTGTGGGATGGCGATGCCACAAGAACAATCTCTGCTACTACACATCACCAT GCTGTGGACTTTAACATATTTGAAGGCATGATTTGTCATGGTGTTCCTCTTGTTACCATCAGTCAGGGAAGAGTTGTATATGATCATGGAAAG CTAGACATTGTGAGAGGTTGCGGTCGTTACATTTCTCGTCCTGCCTTTTCAAGTCATGTTTTCGGTTGTGTTCAGCAGAGAGACAAG ATACCACGATATGAAAAAGTTGAACGTGAGCCTTACACTGGACCCATTGTGCAACTCCCAGCTTCCTAG